A single region of the Brachypodium distachyon strain Bd21 chromosome 3, Brachypodium_distachyon_v3.0, whole genome shotgun sequence genome encodes:
- the LOC100836653 gene encoding extensin, protein MMGRGQGRLLLLGLAVCAGLLTAMAAGIVAETAAAKSVVVGMAQCVHCARKSMDAEATFKGLGVRIKCKNGNGEYESKAMGKLDSSGAFAVPLPADIDLRAAECFAQLHSASSSEPCPGQEPSKIVPLSEPDGTFVAMAGKTTELQSHSHHPGSECASANICFPCHNSRKNLFFGRKPFFMRRRMKPWPPEYELPAPEYGAPDCPPDSPEYGTPTPVYGTPAPRCLCSPTPAPGCQCPMPTPVYGMPAPVVYAPPAPVYAPPAAPVYGMPMPTPVYGTPIPTPVYAPPAPVYGTPTPVYAPPAAPVYGTPAPVYAPPTPTPVYGTPSPRCLCSPTPAPGCQCPAPVYGTPAPVLYPPPAPEYGTPTPTVCPPAAPVYGQPAPPECALPAPAYGAPPTPECPPAATPELVTPPAH, encoded by the exons ATGATGGGGCGAGGACAAGggaggctcctcctcctgggcTTAGCCGTCTGCGCCGGGCTGCtgacggccatggcggccggcaTCGTCGCAGAAACGGCGGCCGCTAAGTCTGTCGTCGTCGGCATGGCTCAGTGCGTGCACTGCGCGAGGAAGAGCATGGACGCCGAGGCAACGTTCAAGG GTCTTGGGGTCAGGATCAAATGCAAGAACGGCAACGGCGAGTACGAGAGCAAGGCCATGGGCAAGCTCGACAGCTCCGGAGCGTTCGCCGTGCCACTGCCGGCCGACATCGACCTGCGTGCCGCCGAGTGCTTCGCGCAGCTCCACAGCGCGTCGAGCAGCGAGCCTTGCCCGGGGCAGGAGCCGTCCAAGATCGTGCCGCTGTCAGAGCCCGACGGCACCTtcgtcgccatggccggcaAAACCACGGAGCTCCAGAGCCACAGCCACCACCCGGGGTCCGAGTGCGCGTCGGCCAACATCTGCTTCCCGTGCCACAACAGCAGGAAGAACCTGTTCTTCGGCCGCAAGCCGTTCTTCATGCGCCGCCGCATGAAGCCCTGGCCGCCCGAGTACGAGCTTCCGGCACCCGAGTACGGCGCCCCGGACTGCCCTCCCGACTCTCCGGAGTACGGGACCCCGACGCCAGTGTACGGGACACCGGCGCCGAGGTGCCTTTGCTCCCCAACCCCGGCGCCGGGCTGCCAATGCCCGATGCCCACGCCGGTATACGGGATGCCGGCGCCCGTCGTATACGCTCCACCGGCACCCGTATACGCTCCACCGGCGGCACCCGTATACGGAATGCCCATGCCGACGCCGGTATACGGGACGCCGATTCCGACGCCCGTGTACGCTCCACCTGCACCCGTCTACGGGACTCCCACGCCGGTCTACGCTCCACCAGCTGCTCCCGTGTACGGAACTCCCGCTCCCGTATACGCTCCTCCGACTCCCACGCCGGTGTACGGGACGCCGAGCCCGAGATGCCTATGCTCCCCTACGCCGGCGCCCGGGTGCCAATGCCCTGCTCCGGTATACGGGACGCCCGCGCCTGTATTATAcccgcctccggcgccggagtacgggacgccgacgccgacggtGTGCCCTCCTGCCGCTCCGGTGTACGGGCAGCCGGCTCCACCGGAATGCGCTCTTCCCGCGCCGGCATACGGGGCGCCACCGACGCCGGAGTGCCCTCCAGCTGCCACGCCGGAGCTCGTCACTCCCCCGGCCCACTAA
- the LOC100836966 gene encoding hydroquinone glucosyltransferase: MEPLPSAGSAAAAPPTEQLAPTRTRPHVVLLASPGAGHLLPLAELAQRLVEHHGFAATFVTFTNRADPKLLSHVPASVATAALPAVQIDDLPADAHFGLVVLELTRRSLPSLRALLRSVAPPLAALVPDFFCSAALPVAAELGVPGYVFVPCNLTWVALMRHVLELHDGAGPGEYRDLPEPLELPGGMSLQRADLPEPYRDCNGPAYPLLVDWGRRNRGTDGFLVNTFRAMEPAAAEAFEVAAEQGSFPPVFLVGPFVRSPDSDEFPDASSSPCLEWLDRQPAGSVVYVSFGSSGALSVEQTAEVAAGLEASGHRFLWVVRMPSLDGRHFAMGTRYGNDDEDPLLAAWLPEGFAERTRDRGLAVAAWAPQVRVLSHPATAAFVTHCGWNSALESVKHGVPMVSWPMFAEQRMNALLLEGNLGVALRARAQEGGGVVTGEELAAAVKELMEGEKGRAVRARARDLQQTVERALGAAEGSSHRALEEVGAKWKAVLGRER, translated from the coding sequence ATGGAGCCTTTGCCCAGCGCGGGCTCCGCGGCGGCAGCACCACCTACCGAGCAGCTGGCCCCAACAAGGACGCGGCCGCACGTCGTTCTACTGGCAagccccggcgccggccacctcctcccgcTAGCGGAGCTGGCGCAGCGTCTCGTCGAGCACCATGGTTTCGCGGCCACGTTCGTCACGTTCACCAACCGCGCCGACCCAAAACTCCTCTCCCACGTACCGGCGtccgtcgccaccgccgcgctcCCGGCCGTCCAGATCGacgatctccccgccgacgcccACTTCGGCCTCGTGGTTCTCGAACTCACCCGCCGCTCCCTCCCGAGCCTCCGCGCCCTGCTCCGCtccgtcgcgccgccgctcgccgcgctGGTGCCGGACTTCTTCTGCTCCGCGGCGCTGCCCGTGGCCGCCGAGCTCGGCGTCCCGGGCTACGTCTTCGTCCCCTGCAACCTGACCTGGGTCGCCCTCATGCGCCACGTCCTGGAGCtccacgacggcgccggccccGGCGAATACCGCGACCTCCCGGAGCCTCTGGAGCTTCCCGGGGGAATGTCGCTGCAGCGGGCGGACCTCCCGGAGCCGTACCGCGATTGCAACGGGCCGGCATACCCTCTGCTCGTCGATTGGGGCCGGCGGAACCGCGGTACCGACGGCTTTTTAGTGAACACCTTCCGCGCGATGGAACCCGCCGCGGCGGAAGCGTTCGAGGTGGCTGCGGAGCAAGGCTCGTTCCCGCCGGTGTTCCTCGTGGGGCCGTTCGTCCGGTCGCCAGATTCCGACGAATTTCCCGACGCATCATCATCGCCCTGCTTGGAGTGGCTGGATCGGCAGCCGGCGGGCTCGGTGGTGTACGTCTCCTTTGGCAGCAGCGGAGCTCTGTCCGTGGAGCAGACGGCGGAGGTCGCCGCCGGGCTGGAGGCGAGCGGGCACAGGTTCCTCTGGGTCGTGCGGATGCCAAGCCTCGACGGACGCCATTTCGCCATGGGCACCCGCTACGgcaacgacgacgaggaccCATTATTGGCGGCGTGGCTCCCGGAGGGTTTCGCGGAGAGAACGAGGGACAGGGGCCTGGCCGTGGCGGCATGGGCGCCTCAGGTGCGCGTGCTCTCCCACCCGGCCACGGCGGCATTCGTGACGCACTGCGGGTGGAACTCGGCGCTGGAGAGCGTGAAGCACGGCGTCCCGATGGTCTCGTGGCCGATGTTCGCGGAGCAGAGGATGAATGCCCTTCTGTTGGAAGGGAACCTCGGGGTGGCGCTGCGAGCGCGAGCacaggagggcggcggcgtggtgacAGGTGAGGAGCTTGCGGCCGCCGTGAAGGAGCTCATGGAGGGGGAGAAGGGGCGCGCCGTTCGGGCCCGTGCTAGGGACCTGCAGCAAACGGTGGAACGTGCGTTGGGGGCCGCGGAGGGGTCCTCCCACCGAGCGCTTGAAGAAGTCGGCGCCAAGTGGAAGGCGGTGCTTGGCAGAGAGAGGTAA